The Xiphophorus couchianus chromosome 14, X_couchianus-1.0, whole genome shotgun sequence genome includes a region encoding these proteins:
- the ppp1r14bb gene encoding protein phosphatase 1, regulatory (inhibitor) subunit 14Bb, producing the protein MAAVTSPETSPQPRVYFQTPAGTTEEPETPVRKQGRVTVKYDRKELRKRLNLEEWIIDQLTDLYDCEEEAIPELEIDVDELLDMPSDVERAARVKDLLVDCFKPTEDFISELLDKIRGMQKLSTPQKK; encoded by the exons ATGGCAGCCGTAACGAGCCCGGAGACGAGCCCTCAACCGCGGGTATATTTCCAGACGCCGGCCGGCACCACGGAGGAACCGGAGACTCCCGTTAGGAAGCAGGGACGCGTTACCGTCAAATACGACCGAAAGGAGCTGAGGAAGAGACTGAACCTGGAGGAGTGGATCATCGACCAGCTAACGGACCTCTACGACTGCGAG GAGGAAGCCATCCCAGAGCTGGAGATCGACGTGGATGAACTGCTGGACATGCCCAGTGACGTTGAGCGAGCAGCCAGGGTTAAG GACTTACTGGTTGACTGTTTTAAACCCACTGAG GACTTCATCTCAGAGCTGCTTGACAAGATCAGAGGAATGCAGAAGCTCTCTACGCCTCAGAAGAAATGA